One genomic segment of Solanum stenotomum isolate F172 unplaced genomic scaffold, ASM1918654v1 scaffold30743, whole genome shotgun sequence includes these proteins:
- the LOC125851927 gene encoding uncharacterized protein LOC125851927 isoform X2 produces the protein MENIHSKGTKDEEKEGYLKEAGDDYTASHYILPHLLNLYASRAKAQDFEIYAPNATFEDPLMRAEGVKQIKSSFYSLGKVFSESRIVEYNVTEKEISPGNKEILIDNKQYYKFLGKDIHMISLIKLYTEGGKVVRHEDCWDKKPLRNRETVKVPLVGRMIEVSRRASMLLTHALMGFGKDPSM, from the exons ATGGAAAATATACACTCCAAAG GAACGAAGGATGAGGAAAAAGAAGGGTACTTGAAGGAAGCTGGTGATGATTATACTGCTTCTCATTATATACTTCCACATCTTCTCAATTT ATATGCATCGCGAGCCAAGGCACAAGATTTTGAGATTTATGCTCCAAATGCAACGTTTGAAGATCCCCTTATGCGTGCAGAGGG GGTAAAGCAGATAAAATCGTCATTTTATTCGCTCGGGAAG GTCTTCAGTGAGTCAAGAATCGTGGAGTACAACGTCACAGAGAAAGAAATTTCCCCTGGAAATAAAGAG ATTTTAATTGACAACAAACAATATTACAAGTTCTTGGGGAAAGACATTCATATGATATCACTAATCAAGTTGTACACGGAAGGAGGAAAGGTTGTTCGTCATGAAGACTG CTGGGATAAGAAACCTTTACGGAATAGGGAGACAGTGAAAGTACCACTTGTTGGACGTATGATTGAGGTATCTCGAAGAGCTTCGATGCTTTTGACACATGCTCTAATGGGGTTTGGAAAAGATCCCTCCATGTAA
- the LOC125851927 gene encoding uncharacterized protein LOC125851927 isoform X1 — translation MENIHSKEGTKDEEKEGYLKEAGDDYTASHYILPHLLNLYASRAKAQDFEIYAPNATFEDPLMRAEGVKQIKSSFYSLGKVFSESRIVEYNVTEKEISPGNKEILIDNKQYYKFLGKDIHMISLIKLYTEGGKVVRHEDCWDKKPLRNRETVKVPLVGRMIEVSRRASMLLTHALMGFGKDPSM, via the exons ATGGAAAATATACACTCCAAAG AAGGAACGAAGGATGAGGAAAAAGAAGGGTACTTGAAGGAAGCTGGTGATGATTATACTGCTTCTCATTATATACTTCCACATCTTCTCAATTT ATATGCATCGCGAGCCAAGGCACAAGATTTTGAGATTTATGCTCCAAATGCAACGTTTGAAGATCCCCTTATGCGTGCAGAGGG GGTAAAGCAGATAAAATCGTCATTTTATTCGCTCGGGAAG GTCTTCAGTGAGTCAAGAATCGTGGAGTACAACGTCACAGAGAAAGAAATTTCCCCTGGAAATAAAGAG ATTTTAATTGACAACAAACAATATTACAAGTTCTTGGGGAAAGACATTCATATGATATCACTAATCAAGTTGTACACGGAAGGAGGAAAGGTTGTTCGTCATGAAGACTG CTGGGATAAGAAACCTTTACGGAATAGGGAGACAGTGAAAGTACCACTTGTTGGACGTATGATTGAGGTATCTCGAAGAGCTTCGATGCTTTTGACACATGCTCTAATGGGGTTTGGAAAAGATCCCTCCATGTAA